The following proteins are co-located in the Candidatus Poribacteria bacterium genome:
- a CDS encoding RNA polymerase sigma factor → MERENDVQLIRKILSGDDAAFGILVEKYQKSVHALAWRKIQDFHHAEEIMQDTFLRAYKKLPTLKNPNQFSGWLHVIANRLCIDWMRSQKSVMQSLEDTPVAEIEKSSYTHHVAAQWETERTKSCHALVKKLLEKLPENEREVVTLYYLDEMSTKEIGKFMGVSVNTITSRLHRARKRLQTDQEFLEHEFFGDFQLSDNLKENIMSQLEQLRSKFDAFMEQVKSDPASRGNILTEACNEIEDALKGDLTPELVHLAVDDIYPYMGKLGMEKRISLLRKYMDDAPDDTERFWAHDEFVDNLAFLERNQEVIEEQTRLYRWACKQSGTYVLKVIVNLSTAGCWAAEGRIDDWIQLYNEAAERLENPEVSYDSRCEFLQVGADVLRCNDRFNEALLEVEKLERANNELGSEHHFQFWLTAKENRLLIYGKQEDWERFDQVFTEVNAYLEGELKKRDAGQPVNLDHLMWFTHDFGCCLLWLKKYDEAKRFLQITIDLEDNNHYGHFQLAVSTWASEQDREKTLHHLKVAQDSYVVTPYNQDTYYPTFLETPEFSDVRDDPEFLKILGQQ, encoded by the coding sequence GTGGAAAGAGAAAACGATGTTCAACTCATTCGCAAGATTTTGTCGGGCGACGACGCTGCGTTTGGTATCTTGGTCGAAAAGTACCAAAAGAGCGTTCATGCACTGGCTTGGCGGAAGATCCAAGATTTTCACCATGCCGAAGAGATTATGCAGGACACCTTCCTGAGGGCATACAAAAAGCTTCCGACCCTCAAGAATCCCAATCAATTTTCTGGGTGGCTCCACGTCATTGCCAATCGGCTTTGCATCGATTGGATGCGAAGCCAAAAATCTGTGATGCAATCCTTGGAGGACACACCTGTTGCTGAAATCGAGAAATCTTCTTACACACATCACGTGGCGGCACAATGGGAGACAGAGAGAACCAAGAGTTGCCACGCACTTGTGAAAAAACTATTGGAAAAACTTCCTGAGAATGAACGCGAGGTTGTAACACTCTACTATCTTGACGAAATGTCAACGAAAGAGATCGGCAAATTCATGGGAGTGTCCGTGAATACAATTACGAGTCGACTCCACCGAGCGCGGAAGCGTCTGCAAACAGATCAGGAGTTCTTGGAACACGAATTCTTTGGTGATTTTCAATTATCAGACAATCTGAAGGAGAATATTATGAGTCAATTAGAACAACTCCGTAGCAAGTTCGATGCATTTATGGAACAGGTAAAATCTGACCCCGCATCAAGAGGCAATATTCTTACAGAAGCCTGCAACGAGATTGAAGATGCACTTAAGGGTGATCTCACACCCGAATTGGTGCATCTTGCTGTCGATGATATATACCCGTATATGGGCAAACTCGGAATGGAAAAACGGATCTCTCTACTCCGTAAGTATATGGATGACGCACCAGATGATACAGAGCGTTTCTGGGCGCATGATGAGTTCGTCGATAATCTCGCTTTTCTTGAAAGAAATCAAGAAGTTATCGAAGAACAGACCCGACTTTACCGTTGGGCATGCAAGCAGTCAGGAACGTATGTGTTGAAGGTTATTGTCAATCTGAGCACTGCTGGATGTTGGGCGGCGGAAGGTCGTATTGATGACTGGATTCAACTTTATAATGAAGCCGCTGAACGTTTGGAAAACCCTGAAGTGAGTTACGACAGTCGTTGCGAGTTCCTGCAAGTCGGAGCAGATGTCTTACGATGCAACGACAGGTTCAATGAAGCACTCCTTGAAGTAGAAAAATTGGAACGTGCTAACAACGAACTCGGTTCAGAGCATCATTTTCAATTCTGGTTGACTGCGAAAGAAAATCGGCTTCTCATCTACGGTAAACAGGAAGATTGGGAGCGTTTTGATCAAGTCTTTACGGAAGTGAATGCGTACCTGGAAGGAGAGTTGAAGAAACGCGATGCAGGTCAACCTGTAAATCTTGACCACCTTATGTGGTTTACGCATGATTTCGGTTGTTGTCTGTTGTGGTTGAAGAAGTATGACGAGGCGAAACGGTTCCTACAGATTACCATTGATTTGGAAGATAACAACCATTATGGGCACTTCCAACTTGCTGTGAGTACCTGGGCTTCTGAGCAGGATCGAGAGAAGACTTTACATCATTTAAAAGTCGCTCAGGACTCCTACGTGGTAACGCCCTATAATCAAGATACCTACTACCCGACTTTCCTCGAAACCCCCGAATTTTCGGACGTAAGAGATGATCCAGAGTTTCTGAAAATTCTGGGACAGCAGTAG
- a CDS encoding ABC transporter permease: protein MKLRDAIIAGIKPLTQNKLRAGLSILGIFIGIAGVLCMIAIGDGAKRIIAQNLEMMGGANQIAFYTRTSIWKGPRLVRRTTERYTVADAFAVEAECPDVLYVLPKVEDFNTFVSSRNGNQAKTRLEGITVDYALGMGWELQVGRFLTRNDIETAAQVCVLGANTARELFGETPPIGQEVKVRYHWRQSQIRLRVIGVMATKGMSLSDTYSLDDAISVPLTTYQQRVKGFRYVDYLLVFFKKGAEMDSIIASVKNTLRKRHRGKDEFIGVWIAKLTAHQLFHIQKVIKITLGSLAGFSLFVSGVGVKRRGR, encoded by the coding sequence GTGAAACTTCGTGATGCTATTATCGCTGGCATAAAGCCCCTCACGCAAAATAAACTCCGTGCAGGATTGTCCATTCTCGGTATCTTCATCGGCATTGCCGGTGTGCTCTGCATGATCGCTATTGGTGATGGTGCGAAACGTATCATCGCGCAAAACCTGGAAATGATGGGCGGTGCCAACCAAATCGCATTCTATACACGGACTTCTATTTGGAAGGGACCGCGGCTCGTCCGGCGCACTACAGAACGATATACCGTTGCAGATGCTTTTGCAGTTGAGGCAGAATGTCCCGATGTGCTATATGTCTTGCCGAAAGTAGAAGACTTCAACACCTTTGTTAGCAGCCGAAACGGGAATCAAGCGAAAACGCGTTTAGAAGGTATCACAGTAGACTACGCTCTCGGTATGGGGTGGGAGTTACAAGTCGGCAGATTTCTCACCAGAAACGATATAGAGACCGCAGCGCAGGTCTGTGTCCTCGGTGCTAACACCGCCCGTGAGCTTTTTGGGGAAACACCGCCCATCGGACAAGAGGTGAAGGTTCGGTATCATTGGCGACAATCTCAGATTAGGTTGCGGGTTATCGGGGTGATGGCAACAAAAGGCATGAGCCTCAGTGACACGTACTCTTTAGATGATGCTATCTCTGTGCCATTGACAACCTATCAACAACGGGTGAAAGGCTTTCGCTACGTTGATTACTTGCTCGTCTTTTTTAAAAAAGGTGCAGAGATGGACAGTATTATTGCTTCTGTTAAAAACACGCTCCGTAAAAGACACCGCGGGAAAGATGAGTTTATCGGCGTTTGGATAGCGAAACTGACGGCTCACCAACTTTTCCATATTCAAAAAGTGATAAAAATCACCTTGGGCAGTCTTGCGGGTTTCTCGCTGTTCGTCAGCGGTGTTGGGGTGAAAAGACGCGGGAGATAG
- a CDS encoding ATP synthase subunit I — MGPVLEIGDRFIRHVYILTICLTVVISAVLLGFKRAALPSFLIGSAISMSLFWSIEFVVRRLVRPGKTKRTKSLLGFIAIGKYTVLAGLLYLLFKMEWMNIYAFAGGIALVQGAIIIKAIGLMVAILSNKDPNQS; from the coding sequence ATGGGTCCGGTTTTGGAAATTGGTGACCGATTTATCCGCCACGTCTATATCTTGACAATCTGTCTTACCGTAGTCATTTCGGCGGTATTGTTAGGATTTAAACGCGCCGCACTCCCAAGTTTTCTGATCGGTAGTGCTATCAGCATGAGTCTATTCTGGTCCATTGAATTTGTGGTTCGACGACTTGTTCGTCCCGGAAAAACGAAGCGCACAAAGTCCTTGTTGGGTTTCATCGCAATCGGTAAATACACAGTACTCGCTGGACTCCTCTATCTCTTGTTCAAAATGGAGTGGATGAATATATACGCGTTCGCTGGAGGGATTGCTTTAGTACAAGGTGCCATTATTATCAAAGCGATCGGTTTGATGGTGGCTATCCTTTCAAATAAAGATCCCAATCAGTCTTGA
- a CDS encoding ABC transporter permease yields the protein MLGIAGGWGAAHGMAWLAVRIVPVVDTWPVVLSLPWILTSVIFSIVMGIGFGVYPAMRAAQLSPVDALHTEN from the coding sequence GTGCTCGGCATTGCTGGCGGTTGGGGTGCGGCGCACGGGATGGCATGGCTCGCGGTGCGGATTGTGCCGGTTGTGGACACCTGGCCCGTCGTGTTATCCTTACCGTGGATATTGACTTCTGTTATTTTTTCGATTGTCATGGGCATAGGATTCGGGGTCTACCCGGCGATGCGGGCGGCGCAGCTTTCACCTGTTGACGCACTCCACACCGAGAATTAA
- a CDS encoding AtpZ/AtpI family protein — MLIFKERLKHLKNDNIGMFDLASIGITLALAICIGYFGGKWIGGKLGNAAVGSYIGFGMGVTAGFMEMFRSVARWNRQLERLEKQRRATSEQTQDTEEG; from the coding sequence ATGTTGATATTTAAGGAACGGCTGAAACATCTGAAAAATGACAACATCGGGATGTTCGACCTCGCTTCGATCGGGATAACGCTTGCACTCGCGATTTGTATCGGCTATTTCGGAGGCAAGTGGATCGGTGGAAAATTAGGCAACGCAGCAGTTGGATCCTATATCGGTTTCGGAATGGGAGTTACCGCTGGATTCATGGAAATGTTTCGCTCGGTAGCACGTTGGAACCGCCAACTCGAACGTCTGGAAAAGCAACGTCGTGCCACTTCAGAACAAACACAGGACACTGAAGAAGGATAA